Sequence from the Prunus persica cultivar Lovell chromosome G5, Prunus_persica_NCBIv2, whole genome shotgun sequence genome:
AGGTGTGATTGTTGAAGGCTGCCCTGTTTACacttgaagaaattgtatgtagttttttcttttttttcgttCTTAAAGAATTGCAATAGTTGGATAGAAAATAGGATGATTTCTTTCCAGTCAACTGTTGGTTTCTTGGTTTGTAATGGGGAAAGCAACGGATTTCATTTGTAATTTGTGCATGGGCAGTACTCACGCTTGAATTTGGTCCAACAAAATGTTGGAGAAgtttcacaaaaacaaaacaaaaaaagttggaGAATCCTACGAGATTGAAAGATGCTACAGAAATCATACTGGTGTGATATAGTAAGTTATCTTTTGGTATTTATAATTATCTTTGTGCGTATATGTATCGTTAGAGACTCCTTTAATGATCGTTTATCTCTAATTTTAATGTTCGTACCATCAAATAAATTGTGCATGTTAAACAAAATTTACTATATAAATCATCTTATTTGATggttagaaaaaaaatgaatgagtctcctaattagaGGTTTGCAAGTAACACGATCAACCAAAGAGATGCTAAttgattttctaaaaaaattatgtacctTCATACATCAAGTAGGGATGAAATGACTTCAGAAGAAGTAAATCAAAAACTAGTTGGTGAAATGACTTATAACCAACGTCGCAAAAGAAATCTATtctctaaatatttttttgatacatatctaattttttatatataaatattatggtATTAAACTATAACAACTATaacatttaaacaaaatccaaacTTAATCAACCATACCATtttatcaaccaaaaaaaaaaaaaaatcaaccatAACATATTGGCATGAGGAAATTCCCAAATATATatctaaaatattttgaaaaatcatctaaaaacaaaaaataaaataaagagggGAATTGTTTGCCTATTCCCTCCTGTTCCTATCCTATGCATATATGTTGGTTTGACTGCGAACATTACAAAATCCCTCGCTATTCGtagaaagagggagagagagagagggaaattgTTTTGCTTGAACGGCTTCAGCTTCAACTTCAGTCGATTTtgtccacaaaaaaaaaacttcagtCGATTTCAGTCACTTACACAGAGAAGAAGCACAAGAAACCCATAGCAATGGAAACCCAATCAGACGGCGAAGCCTCATCCATAGCCACCATCAGAAACAGGAGCCAACAGCTCGAAGCTCGAATGGAGTCTCAGCGCACCACCCAGCTAGAACTCCTCTCTTATCTCCAAACCCAAGTCGTCCCCGCCATTGTTCCCACCAttgatctctctctcaaggTCCTCTCGGCCTTCAATGGCCGACCTTTCACTCCCACACCTTCTCTCCCGGACCCTAAACCCAACCCCAACAAACTAATTGAACCAATCGAACCCACTCGCCCTTTAACCCCAGAACCCCAACGCAGTCGCCTCCCTTCTCCTGAACCCAAACCCACAAACCCAATTACCGAAATTCCGAAGCTTTCTCCGAATCGGGCGAATCCGGAGCCGACTGACCTACCCGAACCCGAGAACTTCAGCCCCATGGATGAGATGGGAAACCCATTGTCTGTGGTTCGGGCTATGGTTGCGGTTTGCTTGCTTGAAAGGGTGCCCTTTTCGCGGGTTGACTCGTCGGCGATTTTGAGAAAACTTGAGGGCGACCAGAATGCGACTTCGGAGGAGAAGGCGGCGCTGCGAGAGCTCGGAGGAGAGTCCGGGGCGATATTGGCGGTGGAGATGGCGTTGAGGTCAATGGCGGAAGAGAACGGTGGCGTTGAGTTGGAGGAGTTTGTGGTGAGTGGCAAGTCGAGAGTTATGGTTTTGGGGATTGACCGGACTCGGCTGATGAAGGAATTGCCTGAAAGCAAGCAGTTTCAGAGTCAAGATTCGAATTTGGTAGATGGGAATGGGAATTTGAATCAGAATCAGAGTCAGCAGCAAGTGGTGACTAATGGGGTTGATGGTAATGGTGGAGTGTTTGGAATGGGAGGGCCTGGTTCAAGGCCAATGCAGGACATGTGGATGGGACCTAATGATACCCATATGGCCGGTTTGCCGCCTATGTTTCCTGGGAGTGGACCGCCAGGTTCATTGATGGGTCCAAGGGGTGCTCCTAGTCCTAGAGTAATGGGCATGATGGGAATGTCTAGAGGGATGAGTGGTGTTCCTCCAATGCATAGAGCTGGTAGTTTGGGGCCAAATGCAACAATGGATAGCCCCAATTCGATGTCTCATAAGCCTAGGAGTGAAGAGGAGGAAATGAAGGATCTTGAGGCATTGTTGAATAAGAAGACTTTTAAGGAgttacaaaaatcaaaaactgGTGAGGAGCTTTTGGACCTGATTCACCGGCCAACTGCCAAGGAGACTGCTGTGGCTGCCAAGGTTTGTCAGATGTCAATACTTTTAATTGTATTGTTCTTAATAGACTCATTTAACTGGTTCTTTGCATAACCTgtaaagcttttttttttttggcgtcAATAACCTGGAAAGCTGGTATATGTAAAAAATATTTCCTGTCTGCTATTTAAGCTATAAATAGGCTTAAGATCACAAATGGTCATGTGTTTTACTCTATATGTCGAAGGTTTATAGATAATTTCTTCGGCTTTAGTTTTGTTAATAATACCCTTGTGGTCTACTCCGTTACCAATTTTTAGTAAATCTCTACTTTCCATGAATGTGTGTTATTAACAAAATTGGAGATTTGAGTAAACTTGGTAACCAGCGTAGACCACATGACTTACCTTCCACTCAACTTGTCTCCAAAGAGACTCGCAACATGTACTGTAAACCACATGGATCCTTTGTGAGGAGTGAAATGGGTGGAAAATGACCATAATGCTCCTGCACCTGATGTGCATGTGGATGACCAGTTACAAAAATTGACGGAATTAAGAGATGTAACTAAAACTGGTAACAGATGTAGACCACAAGAGTTAGTATTAACAATACTAAACAACATGACTTGTCATATAGAGTATGTGTGACAGTAATGCCACAACCACATGGTCTTACTAATCAAGCCCTGAAATTGTAACACGTGGTGGCGACAGGTTTATTACTAAATACACACATGCTAAAACACGGGTGGATTGGTAACACTGCGTAACACTGAAAAATTACTTGGAACCGCAAGGACCATTTATGCTTTTAGACTTTATAAGTATTGATGtgatattttcaaattttgtgtTATCTTCTCTGCTTATTGATTAAGAGCACCAAAGCAATGATTTTGGGTTCTGTAATCAATGAGTAGGAGGCTTGTGGTGaacattttattttgcttACAGTTTGTTCTTTATGTTATAACTGGGACTCAATTATTCGATGGACTCATTGCTTGGGCATAAGAAATGCTAAAACTGGGGTTGGCTGCATCAGCAGGAAAGTCTTAAGTCAATTGatgtctttttttgtttcagttCAAGACTAAAGGTGGTTCACAATTGAAGGAATACTGCACATCCCTAACAAAAGAGGACTGCCGGCGCCAGTCTAATTCCTTACTTGCATGTGAGAAGGTCGGTAAGAAATATAGTCTATTGACTGTTCTTACGAGTGCAAAACATGCCTTTGATCATGACTTCTTAAGTCTTGAAATTAATAGTGATCAGAATGCTGCCTCTTGCTTATTATTTTGTTCGATGTTGTACAATTTCAATTCATAGCATGCGTCTAGTTTAAGTTCTATGTTTTGCACTGGGGTCTTTTAACTACCTAATAATGTGCTGAAACGATCTTGCTACAAAGTGTAACCAAAATGATTGAGCTCTGATTTAATGTTGCCTTGTAGCATCCAACTTTAGAGGATTGCATCATTGGATTTAGTTTTGCCTGTTTCcgaaattgaaatttatgtGCACACTGGCTATTTCAGTTCTATTAACTATAATTTGTGAACTTATTCAAAGTTGTTTTGAGATGTTCTACATTTCCTTTTGCTGATTGTATTTCTAGTTTTTATTCTAAAATCACTGCAAATAACTTTAATCTTAGTACTTAGACCTATTGTGCTTTTTAcacattgtattttattttctcctttcaGGTTCATTTTAGGCGAATAATTGCTCCACATACCGATGTCAATTTAGGAGACTGCTCTTTTCTGGATACTTGTCGTCACATGAAGGTAAAGTTTACCTTCTTTACTTGAGTGATGAATTAATTATATGTTAGTgactatttttcataaagtAACACATTGTTGTCTCCATTGTTAGACATGCAAGTATGTACACTATGAGCTTGATCCAACACCAGATGTGTCTCACATGATGATGGGGGCTCCAGCTCTCAATCCCCATAAACCATTGAAGCCTCAGCGTGCTGAATATTGTTCTGAGGTTGAACTTGGTCAACCACAATGGATTAACTGTGATATCCGCAACTTTAGAATGGACATTCTAGGGCAATTTGGAGTAATAATGGCAGATCCACCGTGGGACATTCATATGGAATTGCCCTATGGGACAATGGCTGATGATGAAATGCGCAATCTTAATGTTCCCGCATTGCAGACAGATGGTCTGATTTTCCTTTGGGTCACTGGGCGTGCAATGGAGCTTGGGCGTGAATGGTATGTGTATACTTTGACCATCTGTCAACTGCTGCATCAAATGTATAAGTTGACCATAGATGCTTAAATTGGATCTGCTTATTATTTGGCTTTCACTCACAGAAATATCACTATTCTTCTTGCAGTTTGGAACTTTGGGGATACAAGCGTATCGAGGAGCTAATTTGGGTAAAGACTAATCAACTTCAACGAATAATTAGAACAGGGCGGACTGGCCACTGGCTTAATCATAGCAAGGAGCATTGCCTTGTTGGAATAAAAGGGGAACCATTAGTAAATAGAAATATTGATACTGATGTCATTGTTGCCGAGGTTAGAGAGACAAGCCGTAAGCCAGATGAGGTTAGTGGAATATGCTTCTTATAATTGTGCAGTGAAATATCTATGCAAAATATAGTTCTTTATAATGAGCTTACAGGATGAACTATATTATAATTGTACTCTTTCCCTTACAATTTAAGAGGTGGTGATCTAGAAGTTATTGCCTTCTACCACATaatgttataataattattgtctctgttgtatttgtatttgtttagttttgttaaaatttgGCTAAATATACATGCATTCCTGCAGATGTACCCTTTGCTGGAGAGGATAAGTCCAAGGACTAGAAAGCTGGAACTGTTTGCTCGCATGCACAATACTCATGCAGGGTATGCTTTCTTGACTAACGGCTGTAATTGTTAAATGAAATTCCTTCTTTATTGTTGATCAACAATATCAACAATGTTGTATGTTGTGATTTTTGGCATAAATTGATAACGAAACCGGTGACAATCTGAATCTAGCATGGTCTTGGGTTTTCCGTAGGTTAAAATTTCTTGGATAGTGCAAGTAAGCAAAGTTCAGTATCATGCAAATGTGGGTAATAACCCTTTCCCATATTTATAAGGCCcattgttttttcctttttttcctttttcattcggcttttattgtttttgggggttttcttAGAACCAAAGGTAATTGTGAAGGGTTAAATTGGAAGTGCAACTCTTAAGTAAGAAAAGTTGAGTATCATGCTAATAAGGTAGATAGCCATTTTAACCCTTTCCCGTCCTAAAAAGCCTTTACCATCGTTTATtctccacacacaaaaaaagccTTTACCATAGTCTATTCTCTCCTGTTGTCTGTGGGTGTGGGGCCTTTACTTGAAAATCAagcttttatgttttattcGGAACTGTTTTGTATCAGGTGGATGTCACTCGGTAATCAACTGAGTGGTGTAAGATTGGTTGATGAAGGCCTGCGAGCACGATTTAAGGCTGCTTATCCGGATGTGGAGGTGCAGCCTGCTTCCCCACCCAGGCCCTCTGCTATGGAGGTAGACTCTAATGCTGCCCAAATGCGAAATCCATTTTCAGTAACAGAACCAAAGTCTACGGCCACACAATTTGCAGAGCCTGCAGTTCCAGATGCACCCTTTGCTGCTTCCGAAGTGAAGCCAACACCAGTTGACATTGACATGGTCGGTTGAGTAAGTATTAGATCCATCACACGTACTCGTCCAAAACAGCGTCCCCTGTCTCGTCCATCCGTACCGAGATGTTGAGATGAAATCCTGCCCAGCCCTCATCAATTTTGTCAAATGTGTTATAACTCTGTCAAATGTGTTCCAACTCTGTCAAATGTGTCTACCTCCATGTACTTTTAAGATGAGAAAAAAGCTCAAGTGCTGTTATGAGGCCTTGATAGGCTGTGTACCATATATAGTAGAGCGTGCAATATTTTACGGTTACTGTGGTTATGAACTTGCTGCTCTTAATCCTTGTGGTGGCAGAGTTACATTCTCTTATTATACAAGCATTTTCTTTCATACTTTTGGTtcatctcttctttctttttcttttttcatatcTTATTATGATGCTACATTTAATTGGTGACCCACATGGATGAGACATTGTCGTGGGCAACATGTACATCCAGCTGTATGCTTAATAATTGTATAATCTATACAACTACAACTTCTCACCGCCACAATCACCGGGCACTGTTCTGTCAGGATGTCCTTGTACTTTGACATGGAAACCCATGTTATCttatcttctcttcttttgatagcaaaaaaaggaattttaaaataaaaagtaactTTGTAACTTTCTCTTTTAGGTTAAAATGATCCTTTCACTGCCCCCCGAAACTCAAGGGATTCACCAAAAGAAAGTAAGAAAAGCAATGCTAAATCACATATGAACATGATATGCTTCATTATTCTATTGGATTTCCAAAAAGAATTACAATACCAAAAATTCCATATATTAACCAATATGCCAATGTTTAAAGAACCATgcatgagaagaagaagaaaaaagaatccaATAACAGCCATGTTGAAGCTGTTCACAGATTGCCACTGAGCAGTGAAcataccacaaatccaatcACAGCCACCATGAGAACTGGGAAACTTTGTGATGGTGCAGAAGAAGGGGGTGCTGGGATTGTGCCAAAAACTGTGGGGTAAGAAGGTGCAGAATCAGGCAATGCACTAGGGCCATAGGAGGGAGAGTAGGCAGAGCCATTGCCAAAAGAAATATGGAGCTTCTGGTTATTCTGGCAACGACCCGGTTCACCGCTGGTGAAGTAAAAGTCCCCCAATGAAGTAAAATTGAACAGAGAGTTGCCATTGTTCATGTACAAGATTGGATCTTTGAGGTTGCAGCTGGTGTAGGCTTGTGCTGTGACTTGAACCACTGAATCTTGGCTTGGTGGGTACAAAAACACTGCATTACacaggaaaaaagaaaccaatttttttcttcagtggttttgaaatgagaaaacagaaagaataatattgaaagaaagaaacagaaaactcttACAGAGAGAATCTCCCATCTTGAATTCATGGGTTTTTGACCATTTGGTGTAGACTTGTGGATTTGTTGAAGTGGGTATGCCCCAAGCATCTAGATCTCCAACTTTGTACTGGTAGCAAAGCACTTTGGATTGTATTAGCATAAGGACTTGCAAAACCAGTAAGAGCTGAAACCTTGGACTTCTAAGATTGACCATCTCTaactcctctctctcacttcaaactttctctttctcaaatGTAGGAGTGAGTTGAGAGAATCAGTGGATGGGCAAATCTTATTGGCTCGAGGGTGTCTGCACTACATACGGACAACCTGAAGACAAAATTACCAAATGCCCCCTCGTTTTGAGCGTGATTGGTACATCTTTTTAGATGGTCAAAGACTCAATATCAAACCAGCTGTGTCAAAACCGGTTAAACATCAAAAGAATAATATAAGGATGGTGGAGTTCTCTGTGGGGAATATAAGGATGGTGGAGTTCTCTGTGGGGAATATAAGGATGGTGGAGTTCTCTGTGGGGAATATAAGGATGGTGGAGTTCTCTGTGGGGAGACTTGGTTTGTTCCTGCTAAGTGGTAAACAATACATGGATAGGTACAAGTTACAAGTAACTACAGAGATGGGCTTTGCTGAAAGGGTTGATTTGGAAAACCAATCACATGGCCAATAATTGCACATGCGCAAGTTGCATGTTCATGATTCGTGCATGAATTTAACTTAAACTGGGTAAGTTGAACAACTATGTTAGCATAAGTCGTTTAGTATAGTTCTTAAAAATCCATTAAAGGATGAGCCACTAATGTTGAAGTGCTCATAAGTTGAAAGGTTGAAAAAGAAGAGTGGGGTcggagaaattttttttggaatatgATTAGGAAGATGAATTGAGTTAGTTATTGGCTAATCATGTGGAGAAACATGAAAGAACATGAAAGCCTGTCTCCTTTTCACATGGTTTGTCGTCCGGAATTCAGTCAGAGGACACTCATGGGTAACAGCT
This genomic interval carries:
- the LOC18777118 gene encoding mavicyanin produces the protein MVNLRSPRFQLLLVLQVLMLIQSKVLCYQYKVGDLDAWGIPTSTNPQVYTKWSKTHEFKMGDSLLFLYPPSQDSVVQVTAQAYTSCNLKDPILYMNNGNSLFNFTSLGDFYFTSGEPGRCQNNQKLHISFGNGSAYSPSYGPSALPDSAPSYPTVFGTIPAPPSSAPSQSFPVLMVAVIGFVVCSLLSGNL
- the LOC18777165 gene encoding N6-adenosine-methyltransferase MT-A70-like, with amino-acid sequence METQSDGEASSIATIRNRSQQLEARMESQRTTQLELLSYLQTQVVPAIVPTIDLSLKVLSAFNGRPFTPTPSLPDPKPNPNKLIEPIEPTRPLTPEPQRSRLPSPEPKPTNPITEIPKLSPNRANPEPTDLPEPENFSPMDEMGNPLSVVRAMVAVCLLERVPFSRVDSSAILRKLEGDQNATSEEKAALRELGGESGAILAVEMALRSMAEENGGVELEEFVVSGKSRVMVLGIDRTRLMKELPESKQFQSQDSNLVDGNGNLNQNQSQQQVVTNGVDGNGGVFGMGGPGSRPMQDMWMGPNDTHMAGLPPMFPGSGPPGSLMGPRGAPSPRVMGMMGMSRGMSGVPPMHRAGSLGPNATMDSPNSMSHKPRSEEEEMKDLEALLNKKTFKELQKSKTGEELLDLIHRPTAKETAVAAKFKTKGGSQLKEYCTSLTKEDCRRQSNSLLACEKVHFRRIIAPHTDVNLGDCSFLDTCRHMKTCKYVHYELDPTPDVSHMMMGAPALNPHKPLKPQRAEYCSEVELGQPQWINCDIRNFRMDILGQFGVIMADPPWDIHMELPYGTMADDEMRNLNVPALQTDGLIFLWVTGRAMELGRECLELWGYKRIEELIWVKTNQLQRIIRTGRTGHWLNHSKEHCLVGIKGEPLVNRNIDTDVIVAEVRETSRKPDEMYPLLERISPRTRKLELFARMHNTHAGWMSLGNQLSGVRLVDEGLRARFKAAYPDVEVQPASPPRPSAMEVDSNAAQMRNPFSVTEPKSTATQFAEPAVPDAPFAASEVKPTPVDIDMVG